GGGGACCTGGGCTGAGAAGCCAGCCAGTATGAAGCCATGGATGGTAGGGCTGAGGGTGTGCTATCAGCTagcctccagccccacctcaaATGGTCCCTGCTCTGAACACCTGCCTGTTCACCTGGTCTCCCTATTGGGAGAGTGAGTCATGTGGAAAGACACCAAGTGGCCTTGGTGTTTGTTTAAATCTTGCTCTAAATTGTAACTCACATGATTATTTAAGATCACTGAAGAGAAGCAGgcacagcagggcttccctggtggcgcggtggatgggagtccgcctgccgatgcggggggcgcgggttcgtgccccggtccgggaggatcccgcgtgccgcggagcggctgggcccgtgggccatggccgctgagcctgcgcatccggagcctgtgctccgcgacgggagaggccacagcagtgagaggcccgcgtaccgcaaaataaataaataaataaaaaataaataaaaaaagtagGCACAGCAAAAGTTTTAATGGAATCGCTTTGGCCCAGGCAGGGGCAGTTCCCAGATGTCTCAGAAGGTGTGTGAAGAACCCCGAGAACTAGGGGGCATACTCTGAGCCCCCAGGATCCATTTCCCTGAGCAAAAGATTTGGCCCAGGGCGCCCACCTACCTTCCAGTGGCAAGGCCTCTCAAACAGAGAAGGTTCTTGATCTCCTCCTCAAGACTCAGGGGACTGCTGCCCACACGGACACCCACTAGATGCTGATTCGTGTGGAAGGGCTGGCCTGGGCAGCATTGAGGATTCAAGCAGGAAGAGCAGGGGAGGCCAGGCCAGAAATCCTTTTACTCAGCGGAGAACCCCCTAATCTggctgggcagggggcggggcgtcACATACTGGATTTGGAGAAGGCTGTCACTGTCTCCAGGGAGCTCATCTGTGCGGGGAGGGGAGGTTGGAGGGGTAATGGAGGAAGCCCTGTGACGCTCTCCAGCGCAGTGCGAGGCCCGAGTCGGGTGCCTTGATCTCCCAAGGCGCCCCTTGCATCTGCTCCGGCGCGGCCTGTCCCGGGCCGGTTCAGGGCAGGGCGTGGTCCCCGCCAGGTCGCACGCCCTTCTCGGTGATCGCCGGGGACAGAGCCGGGATGGCCCCTGATCCCGCCCCCACGCCCGCTGACCTTGGGTCGGGCGCCCCCTCACCTGACACTCCTGCGGCGCGGCTCCCCCGCCGAACGCCGGCCCACAGAGCAGCgccgggcgggggaggggcgggcgcCGCTCGCGCTCGCGCACTGGAGCCCCCGCACCTCCCTCCCGGCAGCCCGGGTCTGCCGTCGCGAGCGCTGGCCGAACCCGAGGACGCCGAGGACGCCGAGGACGCCCCAGGCCGGGGGTGTACGGACGGGGTAGAGCACCCGtgaccccgcccctccccgcgtCGGTTCTCGGGCCGCGGCAGCACCTCGGACAgcgccgggcggggcggggccgcggcGCACCTCCGCCGCGCACGCGCACTGGGACAGCGCTCTCTCCGGGTGGCGCGTGCGCAGCGACGCAGCCCGGGAGGCGCAGCGGGGCTGGGGGCGCCAGCGGCTGCGAGCCCGCCGCTCAGGGCGGCGGGGTGGCGAGCAGCAGCGGGGCCAGGTCCATGGTGAGGGCGAAACGGCTGCCCTGCCAGTGCACGTGCGAGGGCAGCTCGGGCGCGCCGGGCGCGTACTCGAAGCAGGCGCTGAGCTCGAAGGCCAGAGCCGATCGCACCAGGCCCACGCCACCTGCGCGCTCCGGCGCCGGGTGGTAGAGACGCCCATTGGAGGACAGGGGCAGTAGGCGCGCCGGCTCGAAGGGCACGGCCAGGGCCTCGCCGCCGCCGCAGTAGGAGAGGCGCGGGGGCTCGGAGCCAGCGGCCAGCAGGTGCGTGAAGACCACGGGACGGTCCTCGCAGCGTAGGTAGTTGCGCTCTCTGCCGCAGGgcgagaggaaggggaaggaggcctCGTAGCGCCCGCTGCGGTTGGGTCTCAGGCGGGAGAAGAAGATGACCAGGAACTGCGGGTCT
The sequence above is drawn from the Tursiops truncatus isolate mTurTru1 chromosome 17, mTurTru1.mat.Y, whole genome shotgun sequence genome and encodes:
- the C17H8orf82 gene encoding UPF0598 protein C8orf82 homolog, whose translation is MWATRGVLRTWALGLARSPGTRAYGGGGGVSYTQGQSPEPRTREYFYYVDHQGQLFLDDSKMKNFITCFKDPQFLVIFFSRLRPNRSGRYEASFPFLSPCGRERNYLRCEDRPVVFTHLLAAGSEPPRLSYCGGGEALAVPFEPARLLPLSSNGRLYHPAPERAGGVGLVRSALAFELSACFEYAPGAPELPSHVHWQGSRFALTMDLAPLLLATPPP